Proteins encoded in a region of the Candidozyma auris chromosome 7, complete sequence genome:
- a CDS encoding membrane insertase COX18, whose product MQRLRVQKQNALRPIVAATGPILRSKLAKEAAKAAKVATKSTTAALSMSPTKNMKYDEIMVLSAKETRKRQKKLFKDHGVQLYKNFFLPAAQVPLWVCMSLTFRNLSGWSTWDSLANKPLDPTLYNEGALWFNDLTSLDPLHAFPIAIGIVALLNVEWTFKTFQMMKPPGRKRASRPTIFDSLGNLSRMGVVFLMAISLHAPTALTLYWLSSQIFSLIQNVLLDLVFPLNYTPYKRVDFKQSKSPTAKSVIS is encoded by the coding sequence ATGCAAAGGCTTCGAGTACAGAAGCAGAACGCTCTCAGGCCCATAGTGGCAGCAACAGGACCCATCTTGAGGTCAAAATTGGCCAAAGAGGCCGCCAAGGCAGCTAAGGTGGCCACGAAACTGACCACCGCTGCTCTTTCGATGTCTCCCACAAAGAATATGAAGTATGATGAAATCATGGTGCTCTCAGCGAAAGAGACCAGGAAAAGACAGAAGAAGCTATTCAAAGACCACGGCGTGCAGCTATACAAGaacttttttcttcctgcTGCTCAGGTTCCTCTTTGGGTATGCATGTCGTTGACATTCCGAAACTTGAGCGGATGGTCGACGTGGGACAGTCTTGCAAACAAACCACTAGACCCCACACTTTATAACGAGGGAGCGCTCTGGTTTAATGATCTCACATCTCTCGACCCTTTGCATGCATTTCCTATTGCCATAGGTATAGTGGCTTTGCTCAACGTAGAGTGGACTTTCAAGACGTTTCAGATGATGAAGCCGCCAGGGCGCAAGCGGGCATCTCGACCCACCATCTTCGACTCCTTGGGCAACTTGTCTCGAATGGGTGTTGTGTTTCTTATGGCCATCTCCTTGCACGCTCCCACGGCACTTACGCTATACTGGCTCAGCTCACAAATATTTTCGTTGATTCAAAACGTTTTATTGGATCTTGTTTTCCCATTGAACTACACTCCATATAAGCGTGTGGACTTCAAGCAGCTGAAATCCCCCACCGCCAAGCTGGTGATTCTGTAA